The proteins below come from a single Methanothrix thermoacetophila PT genomic window:
- the serB gene encoding phosphoserine phosphatase SerB, with product MSADPESHFKDLWVISFVGRDRPGLIHDILQLPAERNVNIVDMDQRVLQGLFVMSVVADFSRAEISPKELEMEMHRRSNSLGVQCMFLPLERYRGIRRSMKNLYVVTILARDRVGIIRDVASVASARDINIERAAVTARGDLISIEFVMDFGDANPDECREWIRSECERLGLDVVVQSLDKARKEKRLIVFDMDMTIVDFEIINRLASFAGVDEEVRRITDRAMNGEIDFEESLRRRVRLLKGMPVSALKEIADQLSLTPGSEELIHHLKQMGYKIALISGGFTYFTDVLKERLGFDYTFANELEIQDGRLTGEIKGEIIDAKAKGEIVKRLAEMEGISPDNIVAVGDGANDCIMIQNAGLGVAFNAKDVLKKVSDGSISRENLLGLLNLLGLADRKSLL from the coding sequence ATGAGCGCCGATCCTGAATCCCATTTTAAAGACCTGTGGGTGATATCATTCGTGGGCAGGGACCGGCCCGGCCTCATACACGACATACTCCAGCTCCCAGCAGAGAGGAATGTGAATATAGTAGACATGGACCAGAGGGTTCTCCAGGGGCTGTTCGTCATGTCTGTGGTCGCGGATTTCTCCAGAGCGGAGATCTCCCCAAAAGAGCTTGAGATGGAGATGCATAGACGGTCCAATTCCCTTGGAGTGCAGTGCATGTTCCTGCCGCTGGAGAGATACCGGGGAATTAGAAGGAGCATGAAGAACCTCTACGTCGTCACAATCCTCGCAAGGGACAGGGTGGGGATAATAAGAGATGTTGCATCAGTGGCATCCGCCAGAGACATAAACATCGAGAGGGCTGCGGTGACCGCTCGTGGCGATCTCATCTCAATAGAGTTCGTGATGGACTTCGGGGATGCGAATCCTGATGAGTGCAGGGAGTGGATCAGATCGGAATGCGAGCGTCTGGGTCTAGATGTCGTGGTCCAGAGTCTGGACAAGGCCAGAAAGGAGAAGCGTCTGATCGTCTTCGACATGGACATGACGATCGTGGACTTCGAGATAATAAACAGGCTCGCAAGCTTCGCAGGCGTCGATGAGGAGGTGAGGAGGATAACAGACAGGGCGATGAACGGCGAGATCGATTTCGAGGAGTCGCTCAGGCGTCGCGTGAGGCTCCTTAAAGGGATGCCGGTATCGGCACTGAAGGAGATCGCGGATCAGCTTTCTCTCACACCTGGGTCTGAGGAGCTCATCCACCACCTTAAGCAGATGGGCTACAAGATAGCGCTCATAAGTGGGGGTTTCACGTACTTCACCGATGTCCTTAAGGAGCGTTTGGGTTTCGACTACACATTCGCCAATGAGCTCGAGATACAGGATGGGCGTTTGACAGGAGAGATAAAGGGCGAGATCATTGATGCCAAGGCGAAGGGAGAGATAGTCAAGCGGCTCGCTGAGATGGAGGGTATAAGCCCTGACAATATCGTTGCTGTCGGGGATGGAGCAAATGATTGTATTATGATACAGAATGCAGGACTGGGAGTGGCATTCAATGCAAAGGATGTTCTGAAGAAGGTCTCCGACGGATCGATATCCAGGGAGAATCTTCTGGGGCTGCTGAACCTTCTGGGGCTCGCTGACAGAAAAAGCCTGCTCTGA
- a CDS encoding TrmB family transcriptional regulator gives MRDIHRMSEKNAIKALRDLGLTEYEARVYTALTRLKAGIASEIHQISGIPRPAVYGALKRLVMRGIVEVQPSKPMRYRVTDPAAALERLKSSFMTDAEVALHALEEVYSAEGDRREEEMGIWVHQGAGRVYEKVMEVLSGAERDILIINPSLLENLRGLYNIFSHVNNAIRSALDRGVSIRSVSPEDTPSWDIPGIERRIYPWSEKGICALIPDKGYVLLVVSGEQAVMAITTGDALSRVYRDLGEALWRASVNTATDAPRMDQNTDGFKSKY, from the coding sequence ATGAGAGATATACACAGGATGTCTGAGAAGAACGCGATCAAAGCTCTGCGCGACCTCGGGCTCACTGAATATGAGGCCAGGGTTTATACAGCACTCACCAGGCTCAAGGCAGGAATAGCCTCTGAGATCCACCAGATCTCCGGAATACCAAGACCTGCGGTTTATGGCGCTCTGAAGAGGCTTGTGATGAGGGGGATAGTGGAAGTCCAGCCCTCAAAGCCCATGAGGTACAGGGTCACGGATCCTGCTGCAGCGCTCGAGCGGCTGAAGAGCAGCTTCATGACCGATGCAGAAGTCGCGCTTCACGCCCTGGAGGAGGTGTACTCTGCTGAGGGTGACAGGCGCGAGGAGGAGATGGGGATCTGGGTGCATCAGGGAGCAGGCAGGGTCTACGAGAAGGTCATGGAGGTGCTATCAGGAGCTGAAAGGGACATCCTCATAATCAACCCATCTCTGCTCGAGAACCTGAGAGGTCTGTACAACATATTCTCGCATGTGAATAATGCCATCAGAAGCGCGCTGGATCGTGGCGTATCGATCAGATCTGTATCTCCTGAAGATACACCTTCCTGGGATATCCCTGGCATTGAGCGGAGGATCTACCCGTGGAGCGAGAAGGGGATCTGCGCGTTGATACCGGACAAAGGCTATGTGCTCCTGGTCGTCTCAGGTGAGCAGGCCGTCATGGCGATAACAACAGGAGATGCTCTCTCCAGGGTGTACAGGGACCTCGGAGAGGCATTGTGGAGGGCGTCTGTCAATACAGCGACCGATGCGCCCCGAATGGATCAGAACACTGACGGCTTCAAATCTAAATACTAG
- the tes gene encoding tetraether lipid synthase Tes encodes MVVMALNTIDRDVASVCPVCLKIVNAHIFQQGQAVMIRKTCPEHGEFEDVYWSDAELYRRFVRYIETGRGIENFITKGDCPFSCGLCDNHKTTTLLANIDVTTRCNLSCPICFADASPKKVYEPTMEQIERMLKILREERPVPCYAVQFSGGEPTVRDDLPEMVALARSMGFTQIQIATNGLRLAASPELASRLSEAGLSTVYLQFDGVDAGPYITMRGRNLLDVKLRAIESCRSGGLKSVVLVPTVAKGVNDFQLGGIIRFASRNVDIIRGVNMQPISFAGRVEEAERKSNRITIPDLIKSIEEQTEGEVSREDFYPVPFVAPISRIVEVLTERPRLVFTVHPCCGAATYVYCEGERLIPITRFVDVEGLMERLTEILQDYNGSKISKLRIQGSLLKDLPGFIDESRAPGDLNITKLLMNVLRTGTFDSLREFHSRNLFIGAMHFQDLYNLDLERVSRCGIHYATPDGRIIPFCTYNTIHRSEVENQYSIAETCAPAQEVGVPPAM; translated from the coding sequence ATGGTCGTTATGGCATTAAATACAATAGACAGGGATGTGGCTTCCGTCTGTCCTGTGTGTCTAAAGATCGTAAATGCACATATATTCCAGCAGGGTCAGGCGGTCATGATTCGGAAGACATGCCCGGAGCATGGGGAGTTCGAGGATGTCTATTGGTCAGATGCCGAGCTTTACAGAAGGTTTGTCAGATACATTGAGACCGGCAGGGGCATAGAGAACTTCATCACAAAGGGGGACTGCCCGTTCAGCTGCGGTCTCTGTGATAACCATAAAACTACAACGCTTCTCGCAAACATAGACGTGACGACGAGGTGCAACCTCTCATGCCCGATATGCTTCGCGGATGCATCTCCAAAAAAAGTCTATGAGCCCACCATGGAGCAGATCGAGCGCATGCTGAAGATCCTGCGGGAGGAGCGCCCGGTCCCGTGCTATGCGGTGCAGTTCTCGGGTGGAGAGCCCACTGTGCGTGATGACCTTCCTGAGATGGTGGCTCTCGCGAGGTCCATGGGCTTCACGCAGATTCAGATCGCTACAAATGGGCTGAGGCTTGCGGCATCACCTGAGCTGGCGAGCCGTCTCAGCGAGGCTGGACTGAGCACGGTCTATCTCCAGTTCGATGGGGTGGATGCAGGGCCGTATATCACAATGAGGGGCAGGAATCTTCTCGACGTGAAGCTACGCGCGATAGAGTCCTGCAGGAGCGGCGGGCTGAAGAGCGTAGTTCTGGTCCCGACGGTGGCGAAAGGCGTTAACGACTTTCAGTTAGGCGGGATCATCCGATTCGCGAGCCGCAATGTGGATATCATCCGCGGGGTCAACATGCAGCCCATATCTTTTGCGGGAAGGGTTGAGGAGGCGGAGCGAAAGTCAAACAGGATCACGATACCCGACCTCATAAAGTCGATCGAGGAGCAGACCGAAGGGGAGGTGTCGAGAGAGGACTTCTATCCGGTTCCGTTCGTCGCTCCGATCTCCAGGATCGTGGAGGTGCTGACCGAGAGACCCAGGCTGGTCTTCACGGTGCATCCCTGCTGTGGTGCAGCCACCTATGTCTACTGTGAGGGCGAGAGGCTGATACCCATAACGAGGTTTGTGGATGTGGAGGGCCTGATGGAGAGGCTCACGGAGATCCTCCAGGATTACAACGGATCGAAGATATCGAAACTCAGGATTCAGGGGTCTCTGCTGAAGGACCTGCCCGGGTTTATAGATGAGAGCAGAGCCCCAGGGGATCTGAATATCACAAAGCTCCTGATGAACGTGCTGAGAACAGGCACGTTCGACTCCCTGAGGGAGTTCCATTCCAGGAATCTGTTCATAGGTGCCATGCACTTCCAGGATCTATACAACCTGGATCTTGAACGGGTGAGCAGATGCGGTATACATTACGCCACTCCGGATGGTAGGATAATACCGTTCTGCACATACAATACAATCCACAGGAGCGAGGTGGAGAATCAGTATTCCATCGCGGAGACATGCGCACCAGCGCAGGAGGTGGGAGTGCCTCCTGCCATGTAA
- a CDS encoding HPr kinase/phosphorylase codes for MRYSVELISPERKIEFAEKYADQVLYEVKSEIYGCCIKLLTGIRDVKSRWEESFYFMSQSVRSHGRMYVVNDDGGKNRVLYDPQSKTAFLVNFDYYGWIKSLALSLAGDILEDEHGIHSVHGACLDLDGRGICIIGGSGTGKTTHTYGLLRDQRVRVVSDDWFFGRIYGRDVLGYGSEKNFYIRAELSTIWKEFAWLVERAELDSMGRGVVDLRWAIGKGRILPLTTIRHVFILKRDSSDDRIVRLSPEDALQMVEKNGYFNPHLLVDGDLKRRIRSGFFRAMLSSASVWVVNTIGTPEETQSMIRDAINV; via the coding sequence GTGAGATACTCTGTTGAGTTGATATCCCCGGAGAGAAAGATCGAGTTTGCTGAGAAGTATGCGGATCAGGTTCTGTATGAGGTCAAATCCGAGATATACGGATGCTGCATAAAGCTTCTCACAGGAATCCGCGATGTGAAGAGCAGGTGGGAGGAGAGCTTCTACTTCATGTCCCAGAGCGTCCGCTCTCACGGGCGGATGTATGTTGTGAATGACGATGGCGGGAAGAACCGTGTTCTGTACGATCCCCAGTCGAAGACCGCGTTCCTTGTGAACTTCGACTACTATGGATGGATAAAGTCGCTTGCTTTATCACTGGCCGGAGACATCCTGGAGGATGAGCACGGGATACACTCGGTGCATGGCGCATGCCTCGATCTCGATGGGAGGGGCATATGCATCATAGGAGGCTCAGGCACGGGAAAGACGACACACACCTACGGTCTTCTGAGAGATCAGAGGGTGCGGGTGGTATCGGACGACTGGTTCTTCGGGAGGATCTACGGCAGAGACGTCCTGGGCTATGGATCAGAGAAGAACTTTTACATAAGAGCAGAGCTCTCAACAATCTGGAAGGAGTTTGCCTGGCTTGTGGAGAGGGCTGAGCTCGACTCCATGGGGAGAGGGGTGGTCGACCTCAGATGGGCGATAGGCAAGGGCAGAATACTGCCTCTCACCACGATACGGCATGTGTTCATTCTCAAGAGAGATTCTTCGGACGACCGGATTGTGCGTCTCTCTCCGGAGGATGCCCTCCAGATGGTCGAAAAAAACGGTTACTTCAACCCCCATCTGCTCGTCGATGGGGATCTCAAGAGAAGGATCCGGAGCGGGTTCTTCAGGGCGATGCTCTCGAGCGCATCTGTATGGGTGGTCAACACCATAGGGACGCCTGAGGAGACCCAGTCCATGATAAGGGATGCGATTAACGTTTAG
- a CDS encoding translation initiation factor IF-5A: MKEQVEIRTLKEGRYIIIDDEPCIIKSIAHSKPGKHGAAKARIDAIGIFDNQKRSIVAPVTTKVYAPIVERKTGQVLSVGETSVQLMDLKDYTTIDVPITEDMKPKLEPGKEVAYLSSMGKVKMDIR; this comes from the coding sequence ATGAAGGAGCAAGTAGAGATAAGGACGCTCAAGGAAGGAAGATATATAATAATCGATGACGAGCCATGCATAATCAAGAGCATAGCGCATTCGAAACCCGGCAAGCACGGAGCTGCCAAGGCGAGAATAGACGCGATCGGCATATTCGACAACCAGAAGCGATCCATCGTCGCGCCGGTCACCACGAAGGTTTACGCGCCGATAGTAGAGCGGAAGACGGGACAGGTGTTATCTGTGGGTGAGACCAGCGTTCAGCTCATGGATCTGAAGGATTACACAACGATAGACGTGCCGATAACGGAGGACATGAAGCCGAAGCTCGAGCCCGGAAAGGAGGTGGCCTACCTCTCCTCGATGGGGAAGGTCAAGATGGACATCAGGTGA
- a CDS encoding PAS domain S-box protein, with protein sequence MEEHDIDQCVIYKHLFESLPLGVAYLDQECRVVLANPAFTSITGLDIEGINRMDHPPFGDREARSRILDILDTGYEKSFEHIYNSPDGKKLHLRTWVHPLRSSSIRAQIISSNITEEKEKEAMLRSSHKTMEKLVSDRTSELKLKNEEMEWRLYTISHDMRAPLLTISGFLGFLKEDIRSGRT encoded by the coding sequence GTGGAAGAGCATGACATCGACCAGTGTGTTATTTACAAACATCTCTTCGAGAGCCTGCCGCTGGGCGTGGCGTATCTGGATCAAGAATGCAGGGTTGTGCTTGCAAACCCGGCGTTCACATCGATAACTGGACTGGACATAGAGGGGATCAACAGAATGGACCATCCGCCATTCGGAGATCGCGAGGCGCGCTCGCGCATTCTCGATATTCTCGACACCGGTTATGAAAAGAGCTTCGAGCACATCTACAACAGTCCGGATGGTAAGAAACTGCATCTGAGAACATGGGTGCATCCGCTCAGATCGAGCAGCATACGCGCACAGATCATAAGTAGCAACATCACCGAAGAAAAAGAGAAAGAGGCGATGCTCAGGAGCTCCCACAAGACTATGGAGAAGCTCGTCTCTGACAGGACCTCAGAGCTCAAATTGAAAAACGAGGAGATGGAGTGGCGCCTGTACACGATATCTCATGATATGAGAGCCCCGCTGCTCACGATCAGCGGCTTTCTCGGATTCCTCAAAGAAGATATCCGCTCCGGACGCACTTGA
- a CDS encoding pentapeptide repeat-containing protein — translation MASMASGQDVGCNVSDGVCRIVSAAEIMGKIRAGEPVMYENVFVSGDINLSRIGKPVVSPIKIVNSTINGSLNINGVEFMGPLNLSGTVFSGDVAARGASFGSDVSFAGAHLLRVAEFTLTKFGGVANFVGTNFHGPVSMGYAQFSKVGSFEGAAFWNCADFSNAQFMDDTSFERVHFLRSTSFEFARFYQLISFWRSVFHEEVSFANSEFSGTANFISVSFDENAIFMGSRFSHDVTFSAAQFSKSAVFGLAAFQGFSDFSSALFKSVAFFGLAKLEDNTRFANTTFDGDLVLTSSRIYSMQLENASFSDSSKIYLNEADFTRMLARWSLIKDHLVYDSAAYLALVKNYKNMEWRDDANDCYYQYRRISQSSEPWGLEKMIDVISWLSCGYGVKPSYTIFWSMFMILLFGLVYWIGNGIREIAWENLSDEEVDGEQEKNPEAHEGDSDSVSESRPVRSTERRIPFSDSIFFSAMSFTAQSPASLYPVGIYKHVSMIEGILGWFLLGLFVVVLSGMLIR, via the coding sequence ATGGCCTCCATGGCCTCCGGCCAGGATGTCGGCTGCAACGTTAGCGACGGCGTTTGCAGGATCGTATCTGCGGCTGAGATCATGGGGAAGATCCGCGCTGGAGAGCCAGTGATGTATGAGAACGTCTTCGTCTCGGGAGATATCAACCTCAGCAGGATCGGAAAGCCCGTGGTCTCTCCGATAAAGATAGTAAACTCTACGATCAACGGCTCGCTGAATATCAACGGTGTTGAGTTCATGGGCCCCCTGAACCTCAGCGGCACGGTGTTCTCAGGGGATGTGGCCGCGAGGGGTGCGAGTTTCGGCTCTGACGTCTCTTTCGCGGGCGCGCATCTGCTCAGGGTTGCTGAGTTTACCCTGACAAAATTCGGAGGGGTTGCAAACTTCGTCGGGACGAATTTTCACGGGCCGGTGAGCATGGGCTACGCCCAATTCTCCAAGGTGGGGAGTTTCGAGGGGGCAGCGTTCTGGAATTGTGCGGATTTCTCGAACGCGCAGTTCATGGATGACACAAGCTTCGAAAGGGTTCATTTTCTCAGGAGTACGAGCTTCGAGTTCGCGCGGTTCTATCAGCTTATCTCCTTCTGGCGCTCTGTGTTTCATGAAGAGGTGAGCTTTGCGAACAGCGAGTTCTCCGGAACGGCCAACTTCATAAGCGTGAGTTTCGATGAGAACGCGATATTCATGGGCTCCAGGTTCTCCCATGATGTAACGTTCAGTGCGGCACAGTTTTCGAAATCCGCTGTATTTGGCCTTGCAGCTTTCCAGGGATTCTCCGACTTTTCCAGCGCTCTCTTCAAATCAGTCGCATTCTTCGGGCTCGCAAAGCTCGAGGACAATACGAGGTTTGCGAACACGACATTTGATGGGGATCTCGTGCTCACGAGCTCGCGCATATACTCTATGCAGCTCGAGAACGCGAGCTTCTCAGATTCATCTAAGATATACCTGAACGAGGCCGACTTCACGAGAATGCTCGCCCGCTGGTCTCTGATAAAAGATCATCTCGTCTACGACAGCGCCGCTTATCTAGCACTCGTGAAGAACTACAAGAACATGGAGTGGAGGGACGACGCGAACGACTGTTACTACCAGTACAGGAGGATAAGCCAGTCCTCTGAGCCGTGGGGATTGGAGAAGATGATCGATGTGATCTCATGGCTCTCCTGCGGTTACGGCGTGAAGCCGAGCTACACCATATTCTGGTCGATGTTCATGATCCTCCTCTTCGGTTTGGTGTACTGGATCGGCAACGGGATAAGGGAGATCGCCTGGGAGAACCTATCGGATGAGGAGGTGGATGGAGAGCAGGAGAAGAATCCAGAGGCCCACGAGGGTGATTCTGATAGCGTCTCTGAGAGCAGGCCTGTGCGATCGACGGAGAGGCGCATACCGTTCTCAGACTCGATATTCTTCAGCGCGATGTCGTTCACCGCCCAGTCACCAGCCTCGCTCTATCCTGTCGGCATATACAAGCACGTCAGCATGATCGAGGGGATACTCGGATGGTTCCTGCTGGGGCTGTTCGTGGTTGTTCTCAGCGGGATGCTGATACGATAA